A genomic stretch from Solirubrobacterales bacterium includes:
- a CDS encoding EVE domain-containing protein, with amino-acid sequence MKTEPSTYSYDDLARQKTAVWDGVKNNLALKYLRQMQPGDRVLVYHTGDEKAVVGVAEVTSEPYPDPKQKDPKLAVVDLRAVERLPRPVPLAEIKKDRAFAELGLVRIGRLSVMPASADQVKRILKLGGVK; translated from the coding sequence GTGAAGACCGAGCCGTCCACCTACAGCTACGACGACCTCGCGCGCCAGAAGACGGCCGTCTGGGACGGGGTCAAGAACAATCTGGCCCTGAAGTACCTGCGCCAGATGCAGCCCGGGGACCGGGTCCTGGTTTATCACACGGGAGACGAAAAGGCCGTGGTGGGCGTGGCAGAGGTGACATCAGAGCCCTATCCCGACCCCAAGCAAAAGGATCCCAAGCTGGCCGTGGTGGATCTCCGGGCGGTGGAGAGACTGCCGCGGCCGGTGCCGCTCGCCGAGATTAAGAAGGACCGGGCGTTCGCCGAACTGGGGCTGGTGCGCATAGGGCGTCTTTCGGTGATGCCGGCATCGGCGGATCAGGTCAAACGCATCCTCAAACTCGGTG